In Erpetoichthys calabaricus chromosome 2, fErpCal1.3, whole genome shotgun sequence, a genomic segment contains:
- the LOC127526560 gene encoding erythroid membrane-associated protein-like, which yields LSLAHVTLDPDTAHPHLVVSADGRRVQNLFKDQNVPDTPLRFDTWHFVLGRESFTSGQQYWEVDVKERTDWYLGVVSESAQRKGRVSLKPQSGYWIVRLNSGELTALTDPETTLRLRAISQMVGVHLDCDEGRLSFYSVEDHWHIYTFNGGVTGKLYPLFEPGNEGEELEILQPGHETNHTDQHKEVV from the coding sequence ctctctttagCTCATGTGACTTTGGACCCTGACACTGCACACCCCCACCTTGTCGTGTCTGCAGATGGTCGTCGTGTACAAAATCTGTTTAAAGACCAGAATGTCCCTGACACTCCACTCAGGTTTGACACCTGGCACTTTGTCCTGGGGAGGGAGAGTTTCACCTCAGGACAGCAGTACTGGGAGGTGGATGTGAAGGAGAGGACTGACTGGTACTTGGGTGTCGTCAGCGAGTCTGCACAGAGGAAAGGACGAGTGAGTCTGAAACCACAGTCAGGATACTGGATTGTGAGGCTGAATAGTGGTGAGCTGACTGCACTGACTGACCCTGAGACCACACTACGACTGAGAGCGATATCCCAAATGGTGGGGGTGCACCTGGATTGTGATGAGGGGCGCCTCTCATTTTACAGTGTGGAGGACCACTGGCACATCTACACCTTCAATGGAGGCGTCACTGGGAAACTGTACCCACTGTTTGAACCTGGAAATGAGGGAGAAGAGCTTGAGATCCTGCAACCTGGACATGAAACAAACCACACTGACCAGCACAAGGAAGTTGTCTAA